One stretch of Rosistilla oblonga DNA includes these proteins:
- a CDS encoding fatty acid desaturase, giving the protein MSIVMEPEDASPGLNSSQESAPLPTRKQVLAAIPEDCFDRNTFKSSVYMVISIVLTVGSGLLAYLFLPMTWAWLPAWIAYAAVTGTIATGCWVIAHECGHRAFSKHNWYQDAVGFTLHSALLVPYFSWQRSHALHHARTNHMDLGETFVPTRDTTAAGKAWIRWQEIMGDEAFAVVIMVARLLVGWPVYLLTGASGGPARGVTNHFWPAKPFSAAMFPGKWRTKVWLSDLGVLATLGLLGWWAYAEGSFLPVLAVYVGPYLFTNAWLVLYTWLQHTDVDVPHFDEDEWTWVKGAFMTIDRPYGPVFDFLHHRIGSTHVAHHIDARIPHYNAVRATEALKNAFPDLYLYDPTPIHKALWKVATHCNVVSKADVGWKFNGKTRV; this is encoded by the coding sequence GTGTCGATTGTGATGGAACCCGAAGACGCGTCACCAGGGCTGAACAGCTCGCAAGAGAGCGCGCCGCTTCCCACCCGCAAACAAGTTCTGGCGGCGATCCCCGAGGACTGTTTCGATCGAAACACCTTTAAGTCGTCGGTCTACATGGTCATCTCGATCGTGTTAACCGTCGGCAGCGGCCTGTTGGCCTACCTGTTCCTGCCGATGACCTGGGCGTGGCTGCCAGCCTGGATTGCGTACGCCGCCGTGACCGGCACAATCGCCACCGGATGCTGGGTAATCGCCCATGAATGCGGCCACCGCGCGTTCAGCAAACACAATTGGTATCAAGACGCCGTCGGCTTCACCTTGCACTCGGCTCTTCTGGTTCCCTACTTCTCGTGGCAGCGCAGCCATGCTCTGCACCACGCTCGTACCAATCACATGGATCTGGGCGAGACGTTTGTGCCGACCCGCGACACGACCGCGGCGGGGAAGGCTTGGATCCGTTGGCAAGAGATTATGGGAGACGAAGCGTTTGCCGTCGTGATCATGGTCGCACGTCTATTGGTCGGCTGGCCCGTCTATCTTTTGACGGGTGCCAGCGGCGGACCGGCTCGCGGCGTGACCAATCACTTCTGGCCAGCGAAGCCGTTTTCGGCGGCGATGTTCCCCGGCAAGTGGCGAACCAAGGTTTGGCTGTCCGATTTGGGAGTGCTCGCAACGCTAGGCCTATTGGGTTGGTGGGCGTACGCGGAAGGTTCATTCCTGCCCGTGCTAGCCGTTTATGTCGGCCCCTACCTGTTCACGAATGCTTGGTTGGTCCTTTACACCTGGCTGCAACACACCGATGTCGACGTCCCGCACTTCGATGAAGACGAATGGACCTGGGTCAAAGGTGCTTTCATGACGATCGATCGTCCCTACGGACCGGTCTTCGATTTCTTGCACCATCGGATCGGCAGCACCCACGTCGCCCATCACATCGACGCCCGGATCCCACACTACAACGCGGTCCGTGCGACCGAGGCGCTCAAAAACGCCTTCCCCGATCTCTACCTATACGATCCCACTCCGATCCACAAGGCCTTGTGGAAAGTGGCAACGCACTGCAACGTGGTTTCCAAAGCCGATGTCGGCTGGAAATTCAACGGTAAGACACGGGTCTAA
- a CDS encoding phosphatidate cytidylyltransferase — MALIYLDHRFPTGGLWLLPLLLFFSVGTAIDVTRLWRSANYPVRPLPTKIGVAIVVLIASVPMLWPLSGELYPADCPVGRLGWISVGAIVALGLAIGNEMFRYRPGETGAAGCVMTASFTILYIGVPMAFLVAIRCLGSSHWGLAALISLVAATKAADAGAYFTGRAIGRHKLIPRLSPGKTIEGALGGVAASIGVSFAMFHWLIPALTGTPIDYPIWGPIAFGLVCSNCGMFGDLAESLMKRDSGAKDSGNLLPGLGGVWDVTDSLIATALPGFLCFAIGVAGAPV; from the coding sequence GTGGCCCTGATTTACCTCGATCATCGCTTCCCTACCGGCGGGCTGTGGTTGCTTCCGCTGCTGTTGTTCTTTTCCGTTGGGACCGCGATCGATGTGACGCGATTGTGGCGGAGTGCCAATTATCCAGTTCGTCCCTTGCCGACGAAAATCGGCGTGGCGATCGTCGTCTTGATCGCAAGCGTTCCCATGTTGTGGCCGCTGTCGGGCGAGCTCTATCCGGCCGATTGCCCTGTCGGACGACTGGGCTGGATCTCCGTCGGAGCGATTGTTGCGTTGGGGCTTGCAATCGGGAACGAGATGTTTCGCTATCGCCCGGGCGAGACGGGAGCTGCCGGTTGTGTGATGACAGCTTCATTTACGATCCTCTACATCGGCGTGCCGATGGCATTCCTGGTGGCGATTCGATGTTTGGGATCTTCCCACTGGGGACTGGCCGCATTGATCAGTCTGGTCGCGGCGACGAAAGCTGCCGATGCGGGAGCCTATTTCACGGGACGTGCGATCGGACGGCATAAGCTGATCCCGCGGCTCAGTCCCGGCAAGACGATCGAAGGAGCGCTCGGCGGCGTCGCGGCTTCGATCGGCGTCAGCTTTGCGATGTTCCACTGGCTGATCCCGGCACTCACCGGTACTCCGATCGATTACCCGATCTGGGGCCCGATCGCCTTTGGGCTGGTCTGCAGCAATTGCGGGATGTTTGGCGACCTAGCTGAATCGTTGATGAAACGCGACTCGGGAGCCAAAGACAGCGGCAATCTGCTGCCCGGCCTCGGCGGCGTCTGGGACGTCACCGATTCGTTGATCGCCACCGCCCTGCCCGGCTTCCTCTGCTTCGCGATCGGAGTCGCCGGCGCTCCGGTCTAG
- the ltrA gene encoding group II intron reverse transcriptase/maturase, which produces MKRTYYSLYDRLLDRRALARAFEKVRRAKGAPGIDGQAIDAFEADLLGELTRLVSELRSKTYRPSAVRRVSIPKPEGGQRHLGIPTVRDRVVQQALLDILQPIFDPDFHPSSYGYRPGRSCQQAVAKATMFIRRYGLDQVVDMDLSKCFDRLDHGLILSSIRRRVTDGSILNLIKMFLTSGVMNEGVWDATELGSPQGGVVSPLIANIYLDAFDQEMMRRGYRIVRYADDILILCRSKRSAAHAMSVAVEILEGDLKLTVNRDKTHLTSACEGVKFLGVVIGSMHTRIAAEKVAAFKAKVKVITRKNSPVNLEKVIADLNPVLRGWGSYFRMANCKGLYRELARWIRRRLRAKQLALWKKPTRLIRRLRQVGVRGDLQKMRMTAWRTSRSSYASMAISNGFLAELGLFDLTELETGVLPGLT; this is translated from the coding sequence ATGAAGCGAACCTACTACAGCCTCTACGACCGACTGCTTGATCGCCGAGCTTTGGCTCGCGCGTTCGAGAAAGTCCGACGTGCCAAGGGTGCACCTGGCATCGACGGGCAAGCGATCGATGCGTTTGAAGCTGATTTACTGGGGGAGCTGACGCGGTTGGTGAGCGAACTGCGGAGCAAGACTTACCGGCCCAGTGCGGTCCGCCGAGTTTCGATTCCGAAACCGGAAGGCGGCCAGCGGCATCTTGGCATCCCAACAGTTCGCGACCGAGTCGTCCAGCAAGCGTTGCTGGACATCCTGCAGCCGATCTTTGATCCTGACTTTCATCCATCAAGCTACGGTTACCGACCGGGCCGCAGTTGCCAACAGGCGGTTGCCAAAGCAACGATGTTCATCCGGCGATATGGTCTCGACCAAGTCGTCGATATGGATCTCTCGAAATGCTTTGACCGGTTGGATCACGGCTTGATTCTCTCGTCGATCCGTCGTCGGGTGACCGATGGCAGCATTTTGAATCTGATCAAAATGTTTTTGACCAGCGGAGTGATGAACGAAGGTGTCTGGGATGCGACGGAGCTTGGCAGCCCGCAAGGCGGTGTTGTCAGTCCCCTGATCGCCAATATTTACCTGGATGCTTTCGATCAGGAGATGATGCGTCGTGGTTACCGAATCGTTCGGTACGCCGACGACATTCTGATCCTGTGTCGGAGCAAGCGATCGGCGGCTCATGCGATGAGCGTTGCAGTGGAGATTCTGGAAGGTGATTTGAAGTTGACCGTCAATCGCGATAAGACGCACCTGACTTCAGCCTGTGAGGGTGTGAAGTTCTTGGGCGTCGTGATCGGCAGCATGCACACTCGCATTGCTGCCGAGAAAGTCGCGGCCTTCAAGGCGAAGGTCAAAGTGATCACTCGCAAGAACAGCCCGGTGAACTTGGAGAAGGTCATTGCTGACCTGAATCCGGTGCTTCGTGGCTGGGGCAGCTACTTCCGGATGGCGAACTGCAAAGGTCTGTATCGCGAGTTGGCTAGATGGATTCGGCGACGATTACGGGCCAAGCAACTCGCGTTGTGGAAGAAACCGACGCGTCTGATTCGCCGCTTGCGGCAGGTCGGCGTTCGTGGTGACCTCCAGAAGATGCGAATGACCGCGTGGCGTACGTCGCGTAGTTCTTACGCCAGTATGGCCATCAGCAATGGCTTCCTGGCGGAACTTGGCCTGTTTGACTTGACCGAATTGGAGACCGGAGTCCTTCCTGGATTAACCTAG
- a CDS encoding chloride channel protein translates to MPAPPHLAQTLRSRTKHFRSSSRSLFLAVLVGVTVGLGAVVFQFLGHLVVRFSLVQYAGYAPPEATGEGTPFTHPPTTLVPWMIVVVMVCGALVAGWMVYQFAPEAAGPGTDAAIDAFHNQHGKIAARVPFVKTIASAIALGTGTSGGREGPICQIGAGIGSMVAQRLQLSPRDRRILLAAGMGAGVGALFRAPLAGAVFAAEILYSDAELEADVIVPAATSSVIAYSIYTQSLPPEVRFQPLFGIKVEHAISGPLELIPYLMLACALIPVGIAYVQMFYGSQWAFERLPVRPHVRPAIGALFAGIVGVGFYYLAGQQMSALAVLGSGSGTLQEAVHHSLRLGPPLLIAIALVKIVTTSLSIGSGSPGGVFGPSMVIGGCFSAGLGLYLHDWMPNLAPHPEAFAIVGMAGFFAGVSNAPISTIIMVRALTGDFGLLVPTMLVTTITFGFGRRSRLYRKQVPTRMDSPAHRGDFIVDVLDGVQVRGTYRPIDSYSLIHESMSLDEIVHRLADNHQHYFPVVDADRNMVGIFTDDDVRSYLFHDAIWKLANASDVMTTNVVSVTPDDDLNTALGHFTALNLEELPVVEDHQSQRLLGMLRRRETIATYNRRIREHKEGTRE, encoded by the coding sequence ATGCCCGCTCCGCCGCATCTAGCCCAAACGCTCCGCTCGCGCACGAAACACTTCCGATCGTCCAGTCGATCGCTGTTTCTGGCGGTGCTGGTCGGGGTTACCGTCGGTTTGGGAGCTGTCGTTTTTCAGTTCCTGGGGCATCTGGTCGTCAGGTTTTCGTTGGTCCAATACGCCGGATACGCCCCTCCCGAAGCGACCGGCGAAGGCACTCCCTTCACCCACCCGCCGACGACGCTTGTGCCGTGGATGATCGTGGTCGTGATGGTCTGTGGAGCTCTGGTCGCCGGGTGGATGGTCTACCAATTTGCGCCCGAAGCGGCGGGGCCGGGAACTGATGCGGCGATCGATGCGTTCCACAATCAGCACGGCAAGATCGCCGCCCGGGTTCCGTTTGTCAAAACTATCGCCAGCGCGATCGCGTTGGGGACGGGAACCAGCGGCGGCCGCGAGGGACCGATCTGCCAGATTGGGGCGGGGATCGGATCGATGGTCGCCCAACGCCTGCAATTGTCGCCGCGCGATCGGCGGATCTTGCTAGCCGCGGGGATGGGAGCCGGTGTGGGAGCGCTCTTCCGAGCCCCGTTGGCCGGAGCGGTTTTCGCCGCCGAGATCCTCTATAGCGATGCCGAACTGGAAGCCGATGTGATCGTTCCGGCGGCAACTTCGTCGGTGATCGCCTACAGCATTTACACCCAATCGCTCCCGCCGGAAGTCCGTTTTCAGCCGCTGTTTGGGATCAAGGTGGAGCACGCGATCAGTGGTCCGTTGGAGTTGATCCCCTACCTGATGTTGGCCTGTGCTTTGATCCCCGTCGGGATCGCGTATGTGCAGATGTTTTATGGTTCGCAGTGGGCGTTTGAACGCTTGCCCGTGCGGCCTCACGTGCGGCCGGCGATCGGTGCGTTGTTCGCCGGGATCGTCGGAGTCGGCTTCTATTATTTAGCCGGCCAGCAGATGAGTGCGTTGGCGGTGTTGGGGAGCGGTTCGGGGACGCTTCAAGAGGCGGTGCATCATTCGCTGCGATTGGGCCCGCCCCTGTTGATCGCGATCGCGCTGGTCAAGATTGTGACGACTTCGCTTTCGATCGGCAGCGGCAGCCCGGGCGGAGTCTTTGGTCCGTCGATGGTGATCGGCGGTTGCTTCAGCGCCGGCCTGGGACTGTATCTGCACGATTGGATGCCCAACTTGGCTCCTCATCCCGAGGCGTTTGCGATCGTTGGAATGGCTGGTTTTTTTGCGGGCGTTTCCAACGCACCGATCTCGACGATCATCATGGTTCGCGCCCTGACAGGCGACTTTGGATTGCTGGTTCCAACGATGTTGGTCACCACGATCACCTTCGGTTTCGGCCGCCGATCGCGGTTGTATCGCAAACAGGTCCCGACGCGGATGGATTCCCCCGCCCACCGCGGCGACTTTATCGTCGATGTCTTGGACGGCGTGCAGGTCCGCGGAACCTATCGCCCGATCGACAGCTATTCTCTGATTCACGAATCGATGTCGTTGGACGAAATCGTCCACCGCCTAGCCGACAACCACCAACACTACTTCCCCGTCGTCGACGCCGATCGCAACATGGTTGGGATCTTCACCGACGACGACGTCCGGTCGTATCTGTTTCACGATGCGATCTGGAAACTGGCCAACGCCAGCGATGTGATGACAACCAACGTCGTCTCGGTCACTCCCGACGACGACCTGAATACTGCGTTGGGGCATTTCACGGCGCTGAATCTGGAGGAGTTGCCGGTGGTCGAGGATCATCAGTCGCAGCGGCTGTTGGGAATGTTGCGTCGCCGCGAAACGATCGCCACCTACAATCGCCGGATCCGCGAGCACAAAGAGGGCACTCGCGAATAA